TCGCGCATTAGGGGCTGATCGACAAGGTTTTTGCCAAACGCCTGGCGGTGATGGGCATGATAGAGCGCCACGGAGAAGGCGCGGCGCATCAGGCCGTGGCTGCCGAGGGCGCAGTCAAAGCGCGTCAGCCCGCCCATTTTGAGGATCTGGCGCACGCCGTCGCCCTCTTCGCCGAGCAGCCAGCCGCAGGCGTCAACAAACTCCGCTTCGCTGCTGGCGTTCGAACGGTTGCCGAGCTTCTCTTTGAGCCGCTCGAGGCGCACGCCGTTACGCTCCCCGTCCGGCAGAAAGCGCGGCACAAAGAAGCAGGAGAGGCCGCCCGGCGTCTGTGCCAGCACTAAGTGCGCATCGCTTTGCGGCACCGAAAAGAACCACTTATGCCCCACCAGCCGGTAGTGATCGCCGCTCCTCTCCGCGCGCGTGGTGTTACTCAACACATCGGAGCCGCCCTGCTTCTCCGTCATCCCCATGCCGATAAGCAGCCCGCGCTTCTCCCCACCCGGCAGCAGATGAGGATCGTAACGATCGCTGAGCAGCGGTTGCTGCCAGCCTGCAAAAGCAGCGGGAAGTGCCTGCTGCAATAGTGGCGTGGCGGCAAAGGTCATGGTGATGGGGCACAGCGTGCCGGATTCCACCTGCGCATGCAGCACGAAGCGGGCGCTGCGCGCGACAAACGATCCGGCGCGCGCATGCTCTTCCCACGCCAGGTTATGCACGCGGTTGCTGCACAGTCCCTGCATCAAAAGGTGCCAGGCCGGGTGGAAGCGCACATCATCCAGCCGCTCGCCGGTGCTGCTGTAGCGCAGCAGTTCCGGTGGATTGGCATTTGCCAGCCGACCAAGTTCAAGAGATTCTGCTGTGCCGAGTTGCTGGCCGATGCTGGCGAGCAGTTCTGCATCCCACGCCGCGCCCTCGCGCATCACTGCGTCGTAGAGGGGACGGTCAGACAGAAACAGGTTGCTGTTATGCAGGGGAATGGGTTGGTTAAAAACGGTGTGCGTTTGCCAGCGCATGCTCTCGCCCTCCTTCAATGGCCACGCCGCTAAGTATGGACAGCCCGCGCTGGCGCTGCATGGGAGGGGGGTCACACAGCGGTAATATCATTGCGATCAATCGTGAAACGGCTCACATTATTCAGGAATAATATATTTCCCCGCTGACATTCTAATGAATAATTTATTCTCACCTTCCCAACGAGAATCATTATGCATTCACCTCACCCTGCGCCAGATGCGCATAAGCGTGCGCTTATCGCCGGCTCGATTGGCAACTTTATCGAGTGGTATGAATTTGCGGTGTATGGCTTTCTCGCCACCGTGATTGCGAAAAACTTCTTCCAGCTGGCGGGCGACACGGGGTTGACCAGCTTGATCCTCACTTACGCGTCGTTTGCCATCGCCTTTTTCTTTCGCCCGCTGGGCGCGGTGCTGTTTGGGCGCATTGGCGATCGTCTCGGGCGTAAACCGATGCTGATTATCGTCCTGGTGCTGATGACGCTGGCGACTGCTGCTATCGGCATGGTACCGGTCTATGCCTCGATTGGCATTGCCGCACCGATGATCATTACCGGGCTGCGTATTTTGCAGGGGCTGTTTGCCGGCGGTGAGTATGGCGGCGCGGTGTCGCTGATGACCGAGTTCGCTCCGCGCGGTAAACGCGGGCTGTATGGCGCCTGGCAATCCTTTACCGTTGCGCTGGGGCTGCTCAGCGGCGCGGGCGTGGTGGCGCTGCTCTCGACGATCCTCACGCCGGAAGCACTGCACGAGTGGGGCTGGCGTATCCCATTCTTCCTCGCCCTGCCGATGGGCGTGGTCGCGCTGTGGCTGCGGGTGAGCATGGAGGAGACGCCAAGCTTTGTGCAACAGCAGGAGAAACCGGTCGTCCAGCAGGCCAACCGTACCGCGACGCTGAAAGCGATTTTTATGGGTATCGGCCGGGTGATGGTGTGGTCCGCCGCCGGGTACACCTATCTGGTGATTATGCCGACCTACCTGCAATCGGCGCTGCATACCGGCTTTAACCAGGCGCTGCTGATTGCGGTGATCTCCAATGTCGGCTTTGCGCTGACCATCATACCTGCCGGAATAGCGAGCGACCGTTATGGCCGCCGTACGGTCATGGTGACGGCAACAATCTTGTTGCTGATCCTCGCGCTGCCGCTGCTCAAAATCCTGCAGGCAGAGTCGAGCACGCTGGCGGTG
This Kosakonia cowanii JCM 10956 = DSM 18146 DNA region includes the following protein-coding sequences:
- a CDS encoding MFS transporter; its protein translation is MHSPHPAPDAHKRALIAGSIGNFIEWYEFAVYGFLATVIAKNFFQLAGDTGLTSLILTYASFAIAFFFRPLGAVLFGRIGDRLGRKPMLIIVLVLMTLATAAIGMVPVYASIGIAAPMIITGLRILQGLFAGGEYGGAVSLMTEFAPRGKRGLYGAWQSFTVALGLLSGAGVVALLSTILTPEALHEWGWRIPFFLALPMGVVALWLRVSMEETPSFVQQQEKPVVQQANRTATLKAIFMGIGRVMVWSAAGYTYLVIMPTYLQSALHTGFNQALLIAVISNVGFALTIIPAGIASDRYGRRTVMVTATILLLILALPLLKILQAESSTLAVKAVVVLIAGGLVGVLAGPGPAMLSEMFPTRVRYTGLGVAYSLSNALFSGCAGLIITGLIKQTGNLDIPAYYVMATAVVSIAALMTLNKDDHLRSLEE
- a CDS encoding isovaleryl-CoA dehydrogenase → MRWQTHTVFNQPIPLHNSNLFLSDRPLYDAVMREGAAWDAELLASIGQQLGTAESLELGRLANANPPELLRYSSTGERLDDVRFHPAWHLLMQGLCSNRVHNLAWEEHARAGSFVARSARFVLHAQVESGTLCPITMTFAATPLLQQALPAAFAGWQQPLLSDRYDPHLLPGGEKRGLLIGMGMTEKQGGSDVLSNTTRAERSGDHYRLVGHKWFFSVPQSDAHLVLAQTPGGLSCFFVPRFLPDGERNGVRLERLKEKLGNRSNASSEAEFVDACGWLLGEEGDGVRQILKMGGLTRFDCALGSHGLMRRAFSVALYHAHHRQAFGKNLVDQPLMRDVLSRMALQLEGQTATIFRLARAWDSRADAQEALWARLFTPVAKFAVCKSGIPFVAEAMEVLGGIGYCEESELPRLYREVPVNSIWEGSGNVMCLDVLRVLAKQPGVLALLSEEFAAVKGRDRHFERAWRQLQPRLRKPDEAQGREITQQLWLLGVGAQMLRHASPPIAQAWCQMMLDTRGASRIDEQVKSDLLLRATGGAH